One Nicotiana sylvestris chromosome 12, ASM39365v2, whole genome shotgun sequence genomic window carries:
- the LOC104231780 gene encoding agamous-like MADS-box protein AGL62 has protein sequence MAKKSSMGRQKIKISKIEVKNHLQVTFSKRRSGLFKKASELCILCGVEVAIVVFSPARKKISFGHPNVESIIDRFLSKNHNPISNSSLHLVDAHRNASVQELNLQLTQILSELEIEKKRGESLDQMRKTSQNQYWWEAPIMQLALHELEQLKDSMEDLKRM, from the coding sequence ATGGCAAAGAAATCTAGCATGGGTCgtcaaaaaatcaaaatttccAAAATAGAGGTTAAGAATCATCTCCAAGTTACCTTCTCAAAACGTCGTTCTGGTCTTTTCAAGAAAGCTAGTGAACTATGCATACTTTGTGGGGTTGAAGTAGCTATCGTAGTTTTTTCACCTGCaagaaaaaaaatttcttttggtCACCCTAATGTTGAGTCCATTATCGATAGGTTCCTCTCGAAAAATCATAATCCAATTTCTAATTCATCCCTTCATCTTGTTGATGCACATAGAAATGCTAGTGTTCAAGAGCTCAATTTGCAACTAACTCAGATTCTTTCTGAGcttgaaattgaaaagaaaagaggagaatCACTTGATCAAATGAGGAAAACTAGTCAAAATCAATATTGGTGGGAAGCTCCTATAATGCAACTTGCTTTGCATGAACTTGAACAATTAAAGGATTCAATGGAGGATTTAAAAAGAATGTGA
- the LOC104231751 gene encoding uncharacterized protein: protein MFIEDQQLFQFLSGLNESYSTIKSTIMMMNPLPPISKVYSILQQADESQRAPHAPSFSGDSASFLASPTCFNNNNRNFTQRVNFDSKRTANSIFCTYCKKTGHTVDKCYRLHGFPTDFKFTKNKKSASCVQTEVPYVSPSRSSAASSDNSVYGFTKQQYQHLLSMFQQVQLSTGMSPDVSSTEDSGFAHFAGPFSKEVTDNW, encoded by the exons ATGTTCATAGAAGATCAACAGTTATTTCAATTCCTCAGTGGATTAAATGAATCTTATTCTACTATCAAAAGCACCATCATGATGATGAATCCCTTACCACCTATAAGTAAAGTCTATTCTATCCTACAACAAGCGGATGAGAGCCAGAGAGCACCACATGCTCCTAGTTTTTCTGGTGATTCTGCATCTTTTCTAGCCTCTCCTACTtgtttcaacaacaacaataggaaCTTCACTCAGAGAGTCAACTTTGACTCTAAAAGGactgcaaattctattttttgcaCATATTGCAAGAAAACTGGACATACTGTGGACAAATGCTATAGGCTACATGGATTTCCTACTGATTTTAAGTTCACCAAGAATAAGAAATCAGCATCTTGTGTCCAGACTGAAGTTCCATATGTCTCTCCTTCCCGTTCATCTGCTGCCTCCTCTGAtaattcagtttatggttttacCAAGCAGCAATATCAACATCTCCTGAGTATGTTTCAGCAAGTTCAACTCTCTACTGGGATGTCTCCTGATGTTTCCTCCACAGAAGACTCTGGCTTTGCTCATTTTGCAG GGCCTTTCTCTAAAGAGGTCACTGATAATTGGTAA
- the LOC104231762 gene encoding uncharacterized protein has product MAGNEEWRKMADTTKMSPEEVKNAGVEASKRPPGHSPGTVLHQRGRLPYSITTMALVGFAITGAIWYGTMYAMKKPEATAVDVAKVASGVGGPEDTRPRK; this is encoded by the exons ATGGCAGGAAACGAAGAATGGAGAAAAATGGCGGATACAACCAAGATGAGTCCTGAGGAAGTGAAAAATGCTGGAGTTGAGGCCTCTAAGAGACCACCAGGCCACAGTCCAG GTACTGTACTACATCAAAGAGGGCGGTTACCTTATAGCATTACGACCATGGCACTTGTTGGTTTTGCTATCACCGGTGCTATTTGGTACGGCACTATGTATGCAATGAAGAAACCTGAAGCGACTGCTGTTGACGTAGCCAAAGTTGCCTCTGGAGTTGGTGGCCCTGAAGATACTCGTCCTCGCAAGTAG